The following coding sequences lie in one Myxococcus xanthus genomic window:
- a CDS encoding SDR family oxidoreductase, producing the protein MNTPPRHLFVAGATGATGRTLMRQALSRGAPPVLAHVRPKSADSDLVRPWPHKAVVELSDGETLVEMMRGCTTVLQLIGTMRKRFGSGDTYETSDIGTTRQLVEAAKRAGVDHLVLLSSVGAGRPVGAYLKAKAEAERLVRDSGIPWTVVRPPAFEGEYHHINPVLRALTRLPPLRNMRPIHLEQLAAVLLRVSEQRAPLNQVLEGDTLWAEVAAAGA; encoded by the coding sequence ATGAACACGCCCCCTCGTCACCTCTTCGTCGCTGGCGCCACGGGTGCCACGGGCCGCACGCTGATGCGACAGGCGCTGTCGCGCGGCGCGCCGCCGGTCCTCGCGCACGTCCGGCCGAAGAGTGCGGACAGCGATTTGGTACGCCCGTGGCCCCACAAGGCCGTGGTGGAGCTGTCCGACGGTGAGACGCTGGTGGAGATGATGCGCGGCTGCACCACGGTGCTCCAGTTGATTGGCACCATGCGCAAGCGCTTCGGGTCGGGCGACACCTACGAGACGAGCGACATTGGCACCACGAGGCAGCTCGTGGAGGCGGCGAAGCGCGCGGGTGTGGACCACCTGGTGCTGCTCAGCTCCGTGGGCGCGGGCCGGCCGGTGGGCGCGTACCTCAAGGCCAAGGCGGAGGCGGAGCGGCTGGTGCGCGACAGCGGCATCCCGTGGACCGTGGTGCGCCCGCCCGCCTTCGAGGGCGAGTACCACCACATCAACCCCGTGCTGCGAGCCCTCACCCGCCTGCCGCCATTGCGGAACATGCGGCCCATCCACCTGGAGCAGCTCGCCGCCGTGCTGCTGCGTGTCTCCGAGCAGCGCGCGCCGCTGAACCAGGTACTGGAGGGCGACACGCTCTGGGCCGAAGTCGCTGCCGCGGGCGCCTGA
- a CDS encoding double-CXXCG motif protein: MTRYYLLEEDSAATARHTGDFNATHRWKLPGLLACPGCGATWASVGHYYPADWRAFASANFRCDEHGVQREGP; encoded by the coding sequence ATGACCCGCTACTACTTGCTGGAAGAGGACAGCGCCGCGACGGCCCGCCACACCGGGGACTTCAACGCGACACACCGGTGGAAGCTGCCAGGACTCCTGGCCTGCCCTGGCTGTGGCGCAACGTGGGCGAGCGTCGGCCACTACTACCCCGCTGACTGGAGGGCATTCGCTTCCGCGAACTTCCGTTGCGATGAGCATGGAGTCCAGCGGGAAGGCCCTTGA